The sequence TCCCTTCCAGTACTCAAGCGCGGCGCGAAGCTCCCCGCTTGCTCCTTCCGGAAGCGAGTCGTACGTCAAGCCCGCGCTGAGAAAGGACTTCATGACCGCCTTCATGCTGTCGTCCACCACGACCTGCTGTGCAATCTCGGCCTGTGTGGGTTGCTTCAATTCATCGGCAAGAGACGCGCCGCCACCTGCAAGCACCAGAACCAGAAATAAAACGCCCGCCCTTTGCAATGCCTTGATGTTCATTCGAGCCCCCACTGCCCCAGTTGTGATCCTGCTTCCGCGGCTTTGCGACGCAGCTGCCCCGCCTTTTCCGCATCCTGGGGCACCCACAGGCCGGATTCGTATTCATCAGCCAAAAGCGCCATGGCATCGGCATCACCCGCTGCCGCAGCGTCCTCAAGAAGGGCCACGGACCGAATCGGATCAGGCGGTCCGTCAACGCCAGTCCTGACCGCAAGGGCCAGGCTGACCTTCGCCCCGGGATCACCGCCGTCGGCCTGAGCGCCAAGCTTCCCGATCATTTCGCCAAGGTCCGGAGTTTCCCCTTTGACGTCGGCATCGACAACGGGAGGATCCTGGACAACGGACGTCCCTGAAGCGGGCTGCTCGCCCGAGGACAAACCTTCGTCCATGCGGCTGATAAGCTGTCCCAGAACATCACGCTGGGCTTCGCTCAGAGCAAGCTGTCCCTCACCTGCCTGCTCCTTCCAGGTTGCAAGTTGCGCCCTGTCGGCGGAAATGAGGTCCAGGCCCAGGGCGCGGAACTCCATGGCTATTTCCGCAGTGGACGGAGGGACCAGCTTCCAGGCCCACAGGGCCCTGACTGTGAGCCGCCCTTCGTCCCGCAGCCTGACCAGCTCGGGCGGAAGCGTGTCATAGGCCGGTTCGGAGGCAAGAGCCGGGTGTGGCAGAACCAGCATGAAAAAAAGAAGAGCGAGCCAACGTTTCATTTTGCCTCCGTGTTCAAAGCGCTTGGTTCTCAGCGCAAACGACAGTCCCCAACTCCGATCCGTCCGTGATGGCAGAACATCCCGGCAGCTCCATTCGAAGATCACTTGCCGGCCAGAACGCTATCCACCACCTGCACCAGCCCCGCCAGATCCATAAGCTCGGCGCCGGACACTTCCCTGTCCGGCATGAGGCCCGCGCCGGAGCAGGAGCTGCCATCCGGAAGCAGGACGTCTCGGTTGGTGTAGCGCAGCACCGAGCCGTCGGACAGGCGGGCGTCGGTCTGGGAGCTGCATTTGCCGTAGGTGCGCTGGCCCACGAGCAGGGCCCGGCCCTGCTGGTGCAGGGCCCCGGCGAAGATCTCGGCCGAACTGGCCGTATCCGGGCCAACAATAAGCGCCAGAGGCATGGAGTACTTCTCCCCGGACGGGGCCCGCACTGGGCGAGCATCCTCGCCCCGGCCCTGGATCGTGCCCAGAAGGGTCCCGGCAGGCAGAAACATGCCCGCCATGTCGAAGGCTTCGTACAGATCGCCGCCGCCCGCGTCGCGCAGATCGATGACCAGCAGCCCAGCTGGCCCCGCGCCCTTTCGCGCCAGGAAATCAATGGTGGCTTGCAATGCGGGTTTGGTCATGCCTCCGACAAACTCGCGGACACGCAACACCTGCCGGTCCCCCGGCGGCACAGGCTCCACGTCCAGGGGCTTGAAGGCCTCGCGCACGACCCGGATGTCAAAGCTCTTCCCGCCTGGCCGGGCCAGAGTCAGGCGCACGACAGTGTCTTCCCCTCCTTTGAGCAAAGACGCCACGCTCTGGGCATCACGCCCGGCCACGCTCTCGCCGTCGACTTCAAGCAGCCTGGACCGGTCGGGCACCCCAGCCTTGTCCGCCGCTCCGCCCCGATAGACGGAGAGGAAAATATCCTCGCCGCGCACGATCAGCTCCGCGCCGATGCCGATCCAGGCCTCGCGTCCGGTCATGGGGGACTGATATTCCCGCGCCGGGAAATAGCGCGCATACGGATCGAACCGTTCCAGAAAGGCGGGCAGTCCGGCTTCGTCCAATTTTTCCAGTTCCGCATGATTCGGGGGAACCAGAGCCTCGTTCAGCAGAATCCTGCGGATCTCCTCCAGGGGCGCGGACTGCGCCCCCGCAGGGACCGGCAAGGCCATCAGCACGGCCAGCATCCAGAAGGACGCAATCCTCACTGGGCAAGCTCCATCTGCATCTTCATGAGCAGGTCGTATTCCTTGCGCAGGGCATCGCGCTGCTTTTCGAGCTGCTTGCGGCGCAGGTCCATGTCCGCGTCGCCAAGACCGCTGCCTTCCAGATCATCCAGGGACGATGCCTGCTGGTTCATTTTCCCTTTCAGGTCGGTGACCCGCTTCTGCAGGTCGGCCACGCGCTGCGCGTCCGCGCCATCCTGGGCGGCGAGGCTTTTGGTCTTCTTGTCCAGGGCCGCTATCTCGGTCTGCATGGCTTTCACTCGGGCCTGGTCCTTGTCGACCAGGGCCTGGGCCGCCGATTTCTGGGACTCCAGCTGCCCCTTTTCGGCGTCGAGTTCGCTTTGGGTGGCACGCAGCTCTGCAAGCCGGGCCTCGCGCTCCGCCACGCGATCCTTGTAGCCGCCGCCACCCAGCCCGGCCACCCCGCCGAAAAAACCGCCTGTGCGCGGATCGTGCTGACCCGCGCAACCGCCCAGCAGCATGGCCGCCAGCAGCATGGGGATGAGAATCGCCGTCCTCATACGCTCAGCCTCTGGTCGATCTGAGCCAACTGGGTGCTGCCGTCACGCAGCTTGTCCAGGTTCTTCTGCAGCGTGCCGACTTCCTTTTCCAGGCGAGCGACGTACTGGTCGCCGGCAGGGCGGGTCTTTTTCTCGTCGGCCAGGATGGCGGTCTGGACGTCAAGCTCCTTGGCCAGCGTATTTTCAAGCTTCTTGCTGGCGTCGATCTTCTTCTGCAGTTCGTCGCTCTTGGCCGCCAGAACCTTCTTGTCCACCGTGCCCTTGTCATACTGGGCGCGCAGGGTCTTGGACTGCTTTTCCAGCGTGGCCACGTCCTTGGAGAGCTGCGCGTTGTAGGCGATGGCGGTCTTGTTGTACTCCTGCGTGGTGGAGATTTCCGCGTCGAGGAACTCCTCCGTAGTGGCGTAGGCCTGCTTGCGCTTTGCGATCTCGTTGCCGACAAGAAAACCCAGGCCCGCGCCGGCCGCGGCTCCGATGGCCGCACCCTTGCCCCCACCCACGGCATAACCGAGCAGGCCGCCCAGCACCGCGCCCACGCCCGTCCCTTCGGCCTGGGTGCGGTTCTTGTCGGTCATGGTCGCGCATCCGGGCAACAGAGCAAAGACCAGAAGCACCACGACGAGCACGTTCACAATCTTTTTCATAACTTCATCCTCCTGAAATTATTTGTTTTATGAATCTGAAAATTCGGCAAAGCCCTTGCGAAATTCCTCCAGCCAAAGTTCGGTGTCGGCCCGGCGCTGCTCGGCGTAGTTCTGGGCGTGCCCTTTGAGCAGCTTCATGACCAGGCGTTCGCGTTTGGTCATTTCCCGGGCCTCAAGCTCCGTGAAGGCGAAGTCGATGTAGGCCTTTTCGTACTCGCCAAGGGTCCCGATCTTGTCCTTGTAGCCCTGCATCTGCTCGCCCAGCGCCGTCTTAAGCTCAGCCATGGACTTCTCCACCGCCGCGACCTGCTCCTGGTAGCGCGTCGACGTCTCGGCAAGTTCCTTGGCCAGGGCCAGAGTGTCCGTCAGCCGCTCCAAGCGGGACAGATAGACCGACAGGTTGACCCCGTTGCGGGCCGCGTCCTGGGCCAGGCTGCGCGCGCTCTCGCGCTGGGCCAGTTCAAGGCGCTCTCTGGCCTTGTCCAGGGTGGACTGAACCGCCCCCAGGGGCTCTTTGAGGGCCGGATTGTCCTTGATCAGACGCTCGATGATGGGGTCGGCCGCGCCGATCTGGACCGAAGCCTGGCTGACCAGGTTATCCAGGGTGCGCCCCACGGGCATGGTCTTGCGCAGGTCGGCCTTGTAGGCCTCGTACTCTTTCTCGATGCGGGCGCGCTGGGCCGAGGTCACGACCACGTTGGCCCCGATGGCCAGGCGCGCCCCGGTGTTGAAGGACTTGCGCTCCTCGACCTTCTTCTCGTCCACGTTCCAGGCGTAGACGTCGAGCTCCGCCCTGAGCGCGCTGCGCAGGTCCGCAGCCGGGGTGGAGACGCTCCCGCCGCGCACGGCCACGCCACCGGGCTTACCCTGCCAGATCTCCGGCCGGAACAGACCCGAGGTCATCTCCTGGGCGTTGCCGAAGAGGTCATGAAAGCCGTTTGCGTCCGCATTGCGCAGCCCAACCGGCCGCAGTTGGTGCTTGGCGTTGCCCAGATGCCACGCGAACTCGTTGGCCTCGGCCGCAGCAAACGGCAGGGCTTTGTCGAAGGCCCCGGCCTGGATGGACGCGAGGCCGCCCCGGGCGCAGTATTCCCACTCATCCTCCGTGGGCAGACGCATGAATCCGGGGGCCTCGTCCACACGTGGCATGGCCGCCACACGTTCCGGGTGGGCAGGATCGAAGAGCCACTGGTTGTAGCGGCGGAGGAATTCAAGCACGTCCCCATGGCTGACATAGGCCAACGGGAGCATCAGCGCGTCGCGCAGCTCGCGGCCCTTCAGGGTCGGCAGCTTTTGGTCCTCCGGGTCACCGCTGGCGGCCAGCAGGGCGTCCATGCCCATGACCGCGACATACTGGCCACGGGTCAGCTCGTACTTGGCCATGACCAGCTCCCATGCCTCATCCTTGCCGGACGGAAAGGAGCCGCTGATCTGAGTGCGCTGCAGTCCCTCGAAGATGCCCCCCGAAGCGTCGCCGATCTGAATGATGCGACTCTGGTCGCCCCAGAACCCGCTGCCCGGCACCGGCACCCTGCGAAAAACCATCTCGGCGTCGCCCGGCATGGGCAGGATCAGGTCGCCTTCGGCCGGTTTGGGATTGTACGGGGTCTGCGGCGGCGCTTCGGCCAGGGCCGCCGTGGTCGAAAACGCGAGACAAAACACCCACGCCGCCACGAAAGACAGGGATAAAATCATGGCCGAAAATTTCCGGTCGCGCCTCACGCCATCATTGTTCACGAATGACCTCCGCAGGATCGATGCATGTCGCCCGCCACGCGGCTGCCAGAGAGGCCAGAGCCGCCAGGGCGAGGGTTACGATACAGAAAACCGGAACATAGGCTCCCGGCAGAACGCAAAAAGCCTCGCCCGGGGCAAGCTCCGAGGCAAAGGCATGGTTGATGGTCGCGGCCAGGACTCCGTAGCCGCCGAATCCGGCGGCCAGACCCAGTGCGGCAATCATGAGCCCCTGCACAATGGGGAAGAAAAAGACATGCCTACGCGCAAAACCCAGGAGCCGGAGCACCCCCAGATCGCGCCTGCGCCGCTCCACGGCCGCGTACAGGCTGGACACCAGCACGGCCGTGCCGCCGAAAACTCCCAGCAGCGCGATGAGCCAGAAGAGGCGGGTCAGGCCCCGGTCCAATACCTGGATGCGCTCGATGGCCTCGACTTCGGCCATGACCTCGATGCCCTGTTTTTTGAGTCTGTGGTACAGGCCAGGCACAGCGTCGATGCTGCGCGCATAGAGGCGAAAGCCCCGATACCCGCCGCGCGCCATCTCGAAGCGTTCCGCCGCGCGGTCGAAGGCCACGGCGCGCTGCGTGGCGGTGCGCAGCACCCCCAGAAGCTCCACCGGCACCACCGGATACTCAAGCGCGGTCTCACCGGCCTGATGCAGGTCGAATTCCAGTTCGGCCGCCCCAAGGCTGCGCACCGCTGTTTTATCTGCGGCGGGCACGTTCTGGACCGCAGGCCACTGCACGCTCAGAATGCGCTCGGGCAGCCTGCCGGTGTATCCGCCCCACGGCGTTGGCGAAAGCCCGAGCAGCCGTGCCTGCTCCTCGTCTATGGACAGGCCCACCAGGCGCAACTCCTGATCCCCCCGCTTGACCACGACATCCAGGACATACGGCAGCAGCACGCGGGTGTACCCGCGCAACTTCTGATCGATGGCCCGCAGGTTGGACGCGGTGATGGACGCGCCTGGGGAAAGCAGGTTGTAGACCGCAAGATCCGGCGGCGGCGAAAAACCGAGCAGGTCTCTGACCCCGTCCGGCGAGATGTCCGCGATGCGGCCAAAGCCGGTGTTGATGACCAGGCCGGATCTGCTGATGGGAGGCAGCGGTTCGGGCAGCACAAGCACGGCTCCGTCGAAGCTCGCGTAAGGCTCCGGCGTGTCGCCGGCCCAGCCCCGCGCCGGGGCCGCGTACCCTTCCTTGTAGGCCTCCACGTCGAGCACGAACGAAAGCGGCGCATAGACCCGCGCCAAAGACCCGGCCCGCGCATCGAGCACGGCCGCGACCCGCAGCCTGACCTCCACGTTCTCGGTGCGTCCGCCCCGGGATCGCGTCACCCGCGCCACGGCCTCGCCTCCGGCGCTTAACCCCAGTTGCCTGGCAGCCTCGGCCGTGAGCACGGCCTCGCCGTCGGCGGGCACGATTCCACCGTTTTCAAGCAGCAGCGGATCGCCGGGAGCGGTCGGAATGAGATCGAAGAGTTCGGTTTTGTCCGTTTCGCCGCGCACCATGCTGATGACCGAGGACAGGGGCAGGATGGTCGGGGTCAGAAAGCCGATGCCGGGCCAGGTTGCCATGTCCTTGAACCACTCGGGCTTGAACTCTCTGGTTTGCGACGGCCGGATCTCGCGAAAAACCGGGTCTTCCACCAGGCGCTCGCGCAGGGTCTGGATGGTGCCGTGTTTAAGGCCGAGCAGGACAAGCAGGGGGGAGATCACCGCCGCCAGGGCAATGATTAGGCAAAGAGTCAGAATCCACTCGTGGCGCAGGTGCAGGGCGGCGAGGGCGGGGATGAGCTTTAGGGGCCGGGCCGGGGTCATGACCCGCTCCCGTTGACCGGCCGGCAGAGCGAGCTGGTGACATGCTCGGAGACCTGCTGCGTATCGAAGGTGTAGGCCACGTCGGCACGGTCCATGACCAGGTCCACGTCATGGGTCACCACCACCACGGCCACGGACTCGTCCCGGGCCAGGCGGTGCATGTCGTCCATGATGGCGCGCGCCCGGGCCTTGTCCACGGCCGCCGTGGGCTCGTCGGCCAGCACCAGGCGCGGCTGATGCGCCAGGGCCCGCAGGATGGCCACCCGCTGGCGCTGCCCGATGGACAGGGCTACGGGCATCCGGTCCAGGCAACCGGCCACTCCGAGGCGATCGGCCAGGGCGTCCAGCCTGGACGGAGCGATGTCGCCGCCCTTGATCCGCGCCGGCAGGCAGATGTTCTGCCGCACGCTCAAAAAAGGGAGCAGGCCGCCGGTCTGCAGAACATAGCCGAACAGGTCGCGGCGCAGGGCGGACAGGGCATCTTCGTCGTCCCGGGCCCACAGGGCCGCGACATCGCAAGCGCTTTGCGATTCGGAAGTGATCTCAAAACGCCCGACCCGGGTCGGAGCCATGACCAGGGCGAGCGTATCAAGCAGCGTGCTCTTGCCGCAGCCGCTCTCGCCGATGACCGCGACCATCTGACCGGGCCGGACCGTAAACTCCGGCACGCGCAACTCGAAGACGCTCTCGCTCTGGGAACGCGTCTTGACGAGCCCCTCCAACCGGACCATGGGCGCGACCGCTTCAACCATCTTTCATCCCGCCTACGGCAGGTAATCGAGATGCAGCGGATAGACCAGATCCTGGTCCGGGTCCGTGTCGTTCAAGCGGAACCAGGCGTCGACCTGCTCGTTGATGGTGCGGTACTGATCGAGCTTGGCCAAGACGCTCCACTCCAATTGCGAGCGCTGCTCCGCCGTCATGCTCGCGAACATGTCGTCGGTCAGGGACAGGATGTCGCTCTTGTAGGGCAGGCTCTGGATGAAGGCCGGGAGCAGGCCCGATTCGGCCAGGGTGGCCGCACCGCCGATGTCGTCGGGGCGCTTCATGGCTTGCCCGGACACGCTCTGCAGGGCCTCGAAGAACTGTCCCTGGGTGACTTGGGCGCGCATCAGCGCCTGCACGACCTGATCCAGGGACTGGGCCAGGGAAGACAACTGTTCGCGCGTGACCAGAACACGCACGTCGAGCGCCCGGTCGGCGGGGTTGATCAGGTCACGATCCAGAGTCCAGGCCACGATGTCCTTCGGAGGGGTCGCTTCCTTGCCGACGTATTCGATGAGCGCCGCTTCCCAAAGCTTGTCGAACTCCTCAAGCGGAGCCGCGCCCGCCGGATCGGCGCCGGCGGAACCGCCCATGGTTTGGCCCAGCAGGGCATTGATGCGGCCGGTCAGATGCTCGACCAGATCGCGGTACTGCTGCTCCTCGAAAGCGTTGACCTCTTTGATGGCGGAACTCTCGGCATCGCCGCGCACGCGCGAGAGGTGGGAAAACTGGGCCAGGGCGCGGGGATGATCCTCGGCCGCGCGGGGATCCTGCAGATGGATGGCGAAAAGGTGCACCTGGGCGTCGTCGTATTCGCGGCGCAGATCGGTTTCGTCCTTGCCGCTGGTGTTCTGGGGATGGCCCTTGGGATGCGAACTGGCGTCACCGATGAAGATGACGAAGCGCAGCGCCCCTTCGCGCCATTTGGAGCGCAGGGCCTCGTCCACGCCGGCAAAGGCCTCTTCCGCATAGTCCACGCTACCGACGGCCGTGGCCCCGCCTTCCTTTTCCAGCAGATCGACGAGCTGTTCGCCCGGGACCAGCTCGGGGGTGAGGTTGCGGGTCACGTATTCAAGCTGCGGCGCGGCTTCCAGGGAATCCCGGAAGACCACCAGACCGAAACGGTAGCGATCGGCGGTTTCGGCGCTGATTTTTTTGGTCATCCCGGCCACGGCCTCGCGGGTCATGTCGATGAAGGGCTGCATGCTGCGGCTGGTGTCGATGACGAAAACCACATCGGTCTTCACGTCGCGCATGACCGCCCCGCCCGCCGCACGGCCCACCTGAGCCTGCTCCAGATAGTCCGGGCTTGCGAGGGTGTCGGCCCCGCGGCTGTTCGGCACGGCGGCAGCAAGCTGCAGGAGGCGGACGTCATCGCCGTCGATCCTGGTCTGCGACCACTGCAGGATGGGCAGCACGTAAAATTGGCGGGTGATGTCGACAAAACGCTGCGGCTCCATGCTGACCACGCTGTCCGGGATGTTGCCGCCGTCGATGGCCGCGTAGATGCCCTTGGCCTTACCGGCCATGTCCATGTCGTCGACCACGGCTTCCAGGGCGGCGCGGTCGTTGAACATGAGCACGGGCCTGCGCCCTTCAAGGGGGTTGCCGGGATGGGTGTAGGAGACGAGCAGGGCCTGCCGCCATTCGAGCACATCCTTGGCCTGCATCCAGCCCACGGGCTCGGACTTGGAGGGACCGACCTGGTACCAGCCACGCGGATCAGCAGCCTGGCTCAGATCAAGGCCCTGGCGGTCAAAGACATAAAGGGGTTTGAAGGCGGGAACATTGGCCTGGACGATGCCGTCCTCGCTGGCCACCGCCTCGCGGTACATGGCGGAAAAGGGACGGGGCAGAATACGCAGCGGCAGTTGCGTGGCCGCTTCCAGGCACGGAGCCCCGGGCTGGCAGACTATTCCGTCATCAGGAGCGGCGGCCCCGGCATGCCCGGCATCTCCTTCCAGGGCGGAAAGGGAGTCCGTCGGTGCGTGCCCTTGCGTGCCTTCGAGATCAGCAAGGGCCGCGTAACCTAGTCCGACGAATGCCGTCAGGCACAGTACCGTGCCCAGCGAGAGAATTCTCCGTGCCGCCGCAAGATAACGAAACATGACGCCTCCTGACTACGTGAGTTGAAATTCTACTTACTGCAATGAATGGATTCTCAAAATTTACTCACAAAAATGCTAAAATAAATTGAACAATAATGCAAACTTATATTAGGCAATCTGAGGCAGGAAGAATGAAATAGGCACGTATGTTATCTGCATATGATCAAGTAACCACCGAACAATCCTTTCTATTTCGAGTTCTTAAAATAGGACACCGCTTTAAAATCATATCCTTGCGAAAAAGAGTCGGTAATGTGCAAAAAAAGGCGCACCTGTGCGCAAAAACGTCACCCGCTTCATTCGTTGCGCAAAAACGGAGCCGCCTTGCGGCCCAGTACGCGCCATGTGCCAAGCAAGCCCATGCACAGCGACACCCCGACACCCACCAGTACGGTCAAAATGCCCATGGCGAGGTCCGGTCTGAACTGCATGCGCAAAAGGCCCTGGACCACGCCCCAGGCCGTGAGCGTACCCAACGCCAGACTGCCAAGGCCCGTGAACAGCCCGGCCAGGGAGAATTCGGCCACGAGAATGGCCAGGATGTCGCGCCGAGTGGCCCCGCAGACCTTGTAGATGACGCTGTCGTAGATGCGCCGGTGCTGGTCCGCCGAAAAGGCTCCGGCCAGCACCAGAAAGCCGGCCAGGAGGGCAACGCCGGCCATGACCTGAAAGATGCGCACCGTGCGGGTCAAAATCAGGGCCGCGTTGTCGAGCACCTCGCGGATGGTGATCACGGCCACCTCCGGAAAGGCTTGCGTGGTGCGGGCGTAAAGGCTCTCTTCGTTGTCCACGCCGTAGGCCGCGCCGAGCCAGGTCTGCGGTGCGCCGTCAAGAGTTCCGGGAGAAAAGATGATGGCAAACTGCATGGCCAGGGTCCGCCAGTCGACCTCGCGGATGCTGGATATGGTTCCGGTCAGGTTGCGGCCGAGCACATTGACGGTCAAGGTGTCGCCAAGGTCCACCCCGAAGCCCTTGGCCAGGTCGGAAGTCAGGGAAATGAGCGGAGGGCCGGCATAATCCGCCTGCCACCACTCGCCCCGCAAAAGGGTGCTGCCGGCCGGAAAATCCACGCTGTACGACAGGCCCCGGTCACCGCGCACGGCCCAGGACACGTCCTCGGCCACGGTGGCATTCTCCACGGGCGTGTCACCGATGCGCACGATGCGCCCCCGGATCATGGGGCGCAGGTCCAGACGCGAAACGCCGGGGGTATCAAGGGCAAGGGCGCGAAACCTTTCGACCTGATCGGGGCGGATGTCCATGAAGAAAAAATCCGGGGCCTCCTCGGCCAATTCGGCGGTCAGCGCCCTGGTCAGGCTGGAATTGACCATGACCACGGCCACCAGGGCCGTGAGCCCGAAGCCCAGGGCAAAGACCAGGCTCACGCCCGGCGAGCCGGGACGATGGATGTTGGCCACGCCGATGCGGGCGCTGGGCCAGGGCAATTGTGGCGCCTTGCCCGCCAGCCAGCGAATGACCCGGGCCAATCCTTTGAACAGCACAAAGGCCATGATGGTGCCGCCCACGAACCAGGCCGAGAGCCTGGTGTTGCCTGCGAACCAGAAGACCATAAGCGCCAGCAGGGCAAAGGCGCAGGCCGTGGGCAGGATCGCGGCCCGCGGGATGCGCGCCATGTCGGCCGAGACGTATCCCCGGAAAATACCCGAAGGCCGCACCATGACCGCGCGAAAAAGGGGCGGCATGGAAAAGGCCAAGGTCGTGACCAGCCCAAAGAGGGCGGCCTGTAGGAGGGGGGCGACGTAAATTCCGCTGCGGACCTGGATGGGCAGGACGTCGGAAAAGAATCGCCCGGCCAGCCAGGGCACAAGGCTCCCGGCCAGGATCCCGGCGCAGGCTCCGACAAAGCCCAGGAACAGAACCTGCGCCAGGTATGAAACGAACAGCACCCTGCTCGATCCACCCATGCATTTCATGGCCGCCATGTGGTTGAGCCGCCCGCCCAGGTACCCGCGCACCCCGCCGGCGATGCCGAGGCCCCCGACCAGCAGCGCGCCGAGTCCGATCAGGGTCAGGTCCACGCTCAGGCGCTCCAGCACCGTGCGGATGCGCGGGGCGGCGTGCATGTAATCGCGCACCCGCCAACCTGAATCGGGATTATCAGCGCGAATGCGGCTGACCGCCTGCTCGGCGCCCCCGCCAGGCAGACGCAGCAGGTACTCGGTGCGGAAAAGGCTGCCCGGCTGGGTCAGGCCGGTCTGCCCAAAGGCGCTGGCGGAAACCATGAGACGGGGCCCCAGGCTGAAAAATTCGACCACGCGGTCCGGCTCGCGCTCGATGACCGCGCGCAAGGCGAAACGCACTTCGCCGACACGGATCTCATCCCCCACGGCCAGTCCGAGGCGGGTGAACAGGGCCCGGTCAGCCACGGCCCCGGGCAAACCGTCACGGACCGCAAGCAGTTCCTGCACCTCCCCGCCGCCTTCCAGCTCCATGCGGCCGTACAGGGGGTAAAGAGCGTCCACGCCCTTGAACTCGATCAGCACGGAGCGCCCTTGTTCCGGCGCGGCTGTCTCCGCGCGGGCCATGGTCCGCGTGGAAAGGGTCCGGCTCAGATCACCGAAGCCGCCGAGATATGCCGCTTCAGCCTCGCTCAGGTCCCGCGAGGTGAGGCTCACGCTCACATCCCCGCCCAGGATGGCCTTGGCGTCACCGGCCAGACCCGCTTCCAGGGCGCGCCCCAGAGAACCCACGGCGCTGATGGCCAGGACGCCCAGAAACAGGCATCCCAAAAAGACGCCGAAGCCGCGCAGGCCGCCCCGCAGCTCCCGGCGGCACAGAGTCAGGGCCAGGCGCATGTCCTTGGTGCTCATCACGCCTCCATGCGCCCGGAGTGCATGGTCGCCACCCGGTCGCAGCGTTTGGCCAGGGAGCGGTCATGGGTGACCAGGATCAGGGTCGCGTTCTCTTCGGCCTGCAGCGTAAAAAGCAGTTCCATGACCCGCGCCCCGGTTTCCTCGTCAAGGTTCCCCGTGGGCTCGTCGGCCAGGATGATCCGCGGCCGCGCGGCAAAGGCGCGGGCCAGGGCCACGCGCTGCTGCTCGCCGCCGGAAAGCTGCGAAGGATAATGTCCGGCGCGATGGCCGAGCCCGACCTGTTCCAGCGCCTCCAGAGCCCGGCTTCTGGTCTTTGGATGATGGGCGAATTCCAAGGGCAGGGCCGCGTTTTCAACAGCCGTCATGGTCGGGATGAGATGAAAGGCCTGAAAGACGATGCCCAGATGCTCGCGCCTGAAGCGAGACAGCGCGTCCTCGTTCAGGGCGGTCAGATCGACCCCGGCCACCTGCACCTGACCGGAAGTCGGCCGCTCAAGCCCGGCCATGAGCATGAGCATGGTCGTCTTGCCCGAACCGGAGGGACCGACCACGGCCAGGGTCTCGCCCTGGCCCACCCGCAGATTGATGCCGTTCAGGATGTTGACCGGCCCCGAGCCGGCGGTTAGCGTCAAATGAACGTCACTGAGCACAACAGAAGAGGAAACATTCATGTCGTCGATCCTTATATGGAGTATCACCTGGGCCGCGGCCCTCATATTGTTATGTCCGGTCCGCGGAGCGTGCGCGGGGCCCGAGATACACATCCTCGCCTTCGGGGACAGCCTGACCGCCGGCTACAACCTGCCTCCCTCCAAGTCCTTCGCCGCCCAACTGGAGGAGCGGGTGCTGAGCCAGGGACGAAAAGTCCGGGTCACCAACGCGGGTCTGTCCGGCGACACCACCAGCGGCGGGCGGACACGCCTGGCCTGGTCCCTGCAGGACAAGCCGGACCTGATCATCCTTGAACTCGGCGCCAATGACGGCCTGCGCGGGCTGGATCCGGTCTTCATGCGCGAGAACCTCGACGCCATGATTCAGGAATGCCTTGACACCGGAGCCCGAGTAATACTGGCCGGAATGCGCGCTCCGGTCAATTGGGGAGAAGCTTATCGAACGGAGTTCGAAAAAGTTTTCCCCGAGCTGGCTCAAAAATACGGGCTGCCTCTGTACCCTTTTTTTTTGGAAGGGGTTATAACAAATCCGGCCCTACTTCTTGAAGACGGACTGCATCCCAATGCTGGTGGCGTGGAGCGCATCGTGGACGGTATCCTGCCCCTGGTCCTGGACGAAGTGGACGGCCTGATGCAAAGTCCCGCATA is a genomic window of Desulfomicrobium baculatum DSM 4028 containing:
- a CDS encoding SEL1-like repeat protein, which translates into the protein MKRWLALLFFMLVLPHPALASEPAYDTLPPELVRLRDEGRLTVRALWAWKLVPPSTAEIAMEFRALGLDLISADRAQLATWKEQAGEGQLALSEAQRDVLGQLISRMDEGLSSGEQPASGTSVVQDPPVVDADVKGETPDLGEMIGKLGAQADGGDPGAKVSLALAVRTGVDGPPDPIRSVALLEDAAAAGDADAMALLADEYESGLWVPQDAEKAGQLRRKAAEAGSQLGQWGLE
- a CDS encoding S41 family peptidase, with the translated sequence MRIASFWMLAVLMALPVPAGAQSAPLEEIRRILLNEALVPPNHAELEKLDEAGLPAFLERFDPYARYFPAREYQSPMTGREAWIGIGAELIVRGEDIFLSVYRGGAADKAGVPDRSRLLEVDGESVAGRDAQSVASLLKGGEDTVVRLTLARPGGKSFDIRVVREAFKPLDVEPVPPGDRQVLRVREFVGGMTKPALQATIDFLARKGAGPAGLLVIDLRDAGGGDLYEAFDMAGMFLPAGTLLGTIQGRGEDARPVRAPSGEKYSMPLALIVGPDTASSAEIFAGALHQQGRALLVGQRTYGKCSSQTDARLSDGSVLRYTNRDVLLPDGSSCSGAGLMPDREVSGAELMDLAGLVQVVDSVLAGK
- a CDS encoding YMGG-like glycine zipper-containing protein — its product is MKKIVNVLVVVLLVFALLPGCATMTDKNRTQAEGTGVGAVLGGLLGYAVGGGKGAAIGAAAGAGLGFLVGNEIAKRKQAYATTEEFLDAEISTTQEYNKTAIAYNAQLSKDVATLEKQSKTLRAQYDKGTVDKKVLAAKSDELQKKIDASKKLENTLAKELDVQTAILADEKKTRPAGDQYVARLEKEVGTLQKNLDKLRDGSTQLAQIDQRLSV
- a CDS encoding formylglycine-generating enzyme family protein produces the protein MNNDGVRRDRKFSAMILSLSFVAAWVFCLAFSTTAALAEAPPQTPYNPKPAEGDLILPMPGDAEMVFRRVPVPGSGFWGDQSRIIQIGDASGGIFEGLQRTQISGSFPSGKDEAWELVMAKYELTRGQYVAVMGMDALLAASGDPEDQKLPTLKGRELRDALMLPLAYVSHGDVLEFLRRYNQWLFDPAHPERVAAMPRVDEAPGFMRLPTEDEWEYCARGGLASIQAGAFDKALPFAAAEANEFAWHLGNAKHQLRPVGLRNADANGFHDLFGNAQEMTSGLFRPEIWQGKPGGVAVRGGSVSTPAADLRSALRAELDVYAWNVDEKKVEERKSFNTGARLAIGANVVVTSAQRARIEKEYEAYKADLRKTMPVGRTLDNLVSQASVQIGAADPIIERLIKDNPALKEPLGAVQSTLDKARERLELAQRESARSLAQDAARNGVNLSVYLSRLERLTDTLALAKELAETSTRYQEQVAAVEKSMAELKTALGEQMQGYKDKIGTLGEYEKAYIDFAFTELEAREMTKRERLVMKLLKGHAQNYAEQRRADTELWLEEFRKGFAEFSDS